CCGAAGCCCGTGTACGAGGAGTGGAAGGAGTTGACGGCGCCGGTCGAGGTGAGCGTGGTCGCCACCGCGAAGATCGACGAGCCGCCGATCCCGAACCGGGTCTCCTTGCCCTCCATCGCACCGCCGGCGAGGTCGAACGCGGGACCGTTGTGGGCGAACTCCGTCCACATCATCAGGCCCGTGAAGACGAGCCAGATGGTGGCCATCGTGCCGAGGATCGCGTACCCCTGCTTGATCGAGCCGACCATGCGGCCGAAGGTGCGGGTCAGGGCGAACGGGATGACCAGGATCAGGTAGATCTCGAAGAGGTTCGAGAGCGGGTTGGGGTTCTCGAAGGGGTGGGCCGAGTTGGCGTTGAAGTAACCGCCGCCGTTCGTGCCCAGCTCCTTGATGACCTCTTGCGAGGCCACGGCCCCGCCGTTCCACTGCTGCGTGCCGCCCATGAACTGGCCGACCTCGTGGATGCCCGCGAAGTTCTGGATCGCGCCGGTGGCGACGAGGACGAGCGCGCCGATCACGGAGATCGGCAGCAGGATGCGGACGGTGCCGCGGACCAGGTCGGACCAGAAGTTGCCCAGCTCACCGGTACGGGAGCGGGCGAAGCCGCGGACGAGGGCGACCGCCACGGCGATCCCCACCGCCGCCGAGACGAAGTTCTGCACCGCGAGGCCGCCGGTCTGCACGACGTGGCCCATGGCCTGCTCGCCGTAGTACGACTGCCAGTTGGTGTTCGCCACGAACGAGGCGGCGGTGTTGAACGCCTGGTCCGGGTCGATCGAGACGAAGCCCAGCGAGCCGGGCAGCGAGCCCTGGAGCCGCTGGAGCAGGTAGAGGAAGAGGACGCTCACGGCGGAGAAGGCGAGGACACCGCGCAGGTAGGCGGGCCACCGCATCTCGACGGTCGGATTCGCGCCGATGCCCTTGTAGATCCACTTCTCGACCCGCAGGTGCTTGTCCGAGGAGTAGACCCGGGCCATGTAGTCGCCCAGCGGGCGGTACGAGAGGCCCAGCGCGACGATCAGTGCGAGGAGCTGGAGAACCCCAGCAAGAACAGGACTCATGGTCGTACCTCAGAACCTCTCCGGCTTGACGAGGGCGAGGACGAGATAGCCGAGGAGGCCGGCGGCCACCAGCAGACCGATGATGTTTTCGGCATTCACAGCTTGGCCACCCCCTTGGCGATGAAGGCCACCAGCGCGAAGATCGCGACCGTGGTGGCGACGAAGGCCAGGTCGGCCATCGTGAGCTCCTGAGTGAAGAACGGATTCTCGGACGAGATGAGCAAACCGCCTTCCAGCCAGGTGGCGGCTTCCGTTAACGCCCCCCATACGTCCCGCAGCGCGCTCTTGACGCGTCCCCTACGCGACAGACTTGGATGCGGGGCTCTCAGACCGCGCAGGGCAGCGAGACGACCATGGTCAGGCCGCCGCCCGGGGTGTCCTCCGGGGTCAGCGTGCCGGACATGGCCTCGGTGAGGCCGCGGGAGAGCGCCAGGCCGAGGCCGACGCCCGTGGTGTTGTCGGTGTCGCCCAGGCGCTGGAACGGTTCGAAGACCCGCTCCCGGTCGCCTTGGGACAGTCCGGGGCCGCGGTCCACGATCCGGAGCTCCACCCGGCCGGCGAGCACGCTCGCGGTGAGCAGGACGGGGTGGGCGGGCGGGGCGTACCGGCTGGCGTTGCCCACCAGGTTGGCGATCACCCGCTCCAGGAGCGGAGGGTCGGCGAAGACCGGCGGGGCCTGCTCCAGGCCGCGCAGGACGGGCCGGGGCGCGTCGGGCGGCAGGGCGTCGAGGGCGGCGGCGAGGACCTCCTCCAGGGCCGTGGCGCGGAGCGAGAGGTTCAGGGCGCCCGCCTGGAGGCGGCTCATGTCGAGGAGGTTCTCGATGAGCCGGGCCAGTCGGGCCATGGACTCGTCGGCGGTGGCGAGGAGCTCGTCGCGCTCGTCCGGGGTGAACTCCACGTCGGTGCTGCGCAGGGAGGCGACGGCGGCCCAGCCGGCGGCGAGGGGCGTGCGCAGGTCGTGGCTGACGGCGGCGAGGAGGGCCGTCCGCATCCGGTCGGCGGCCCGTACGGGTTCCACCAGGGCGGCGGCCTCCGCGAGCCGGGCGTGTTCGGCGGCCGCGGTGACGTGGGCGGCGAGGGCCGCGAGGACGCGACGCTCGGAGGACGGCAGGGGCCGGCCGCGCAGGACCAGGAACCGGCCGTCTCCGACGGCCACTTGGCTGACCGCCGGATCGTCCGGGTGCGCGGCGGTGAGCCGGGTGACGGCGGCGAGGTCGGCGGAGTCGACGAGCTCGGCGGATTCGGCGCCGAAGATCTCGCGGGTACGGGCGAGCAGGGCGGGCACCGTGTGGTCGCCGCGCACGACCGACCCGGCGAGCGAGGAGAGGATCTCGGCCTCGGCGGTGGCCCGGGCCGCGCGCCGGGACAGCCGGAGGGACCGGTCGACGGCGCC
The sequence above is a segment of the Streptomyces sp. NBC_01255 genome. Coding sequences within it:
- the kdpA gene encoding potassium-transporting ATPase subunit KdpA; translation: MSPVLAGVLQLLALIVALGLSYRPLGDYMARVYSSDKHLRVEKWIYKGIGANPTVEMRWPAYLRGVLAFSAVSVLFLYLLQRLQGSLPGSLGFVSIDPDQAFNTAASFVANTNWQSYYGEQAMGHVVQTGGLAVQNFVSAAVGIAVAVALVRGFARSRTGELGNFWSDLVRGTVRILLPISVIGALVLVATGAIQNFAGIHEVGQFMGGTQQWNGGAVASQEVIKELGTNGGGYFNANSAHPFENPNPLSNLFEIYLILVIPFALTRTFGRMVGSIKQGYAILGTMATIWLVFTGLMMWTEFAHNGPAFDLAGGAMEGKETRFGIGGSSIFAVATTLTSTGAVNSFHSSYTGFGGGITMLGMQLGEIAPGGVGSGLYGMLIMAVIAVFIAGLMVGRTPEYLGKKIGTREIKFAACYILVTPALVLCFTAVAMALDTPSNSMTNSGAHGFSEILYAYTSGANNNGSAFAGLNADTQWFNSTIGIAMLLGRFLPMVFVLALAGSLAEQTPVPETAGTLRTEKPLFTGLLVGTIMIITGLTYFPALALGPLAEGLAA
- the kdpF gene encoding K(+)-transporting ATPase subunit F, yielding MNAENIIGLLVAAGLLGYLVLALVKPERF